TATTCTGCCAAATGCTTACGACCTCATAGACGAAGAATCGATCTACAACTCAGCAAGTAAAACCAAGGGCTCAGCCTGACCATCTGGAATGGACGCAGAGCTGTATAAGAGAATCCTATGCTCTAAGAACTTTAAGACCGAGGGTAAAATTCTGAGAGAAGAGTTAGCCGTTTTCACAAGAAATCTGTTAAGGAAATCGTACCACCCATCCTTAGTTGAAGCGTTTACGTCCTGCCGGCTTATCCCGCTCGATAAGAACCCGGGAATCAGACCAATTGGCGTTGGAGAGGTACTAAGGAGAATAGTGGGAAAAACGGTCAGCAGTTTCTTAAAGGAGGAAATAAAAGAAGCGGCAGGTCCCCTACAAGTCTGCGCTGGTCATAACGCAGGAGCGGAGGCTGCGATCCACGCAATGAGTCAAGTGTTTGTTGAAGAAGGAACGGATGGAATATTGTTAATTGATGCTAGTAACGCTTTTAACCAAATGAATAGGTCAGTGGCTTTACACAATATCCAGATCATGTGCAAAGAAATGGCGCACTATGTTATTAACACGTATAGAAGCCCAGCTATACTGTTTATCTGCGGGGGAGAAAGAGCTGGCTTATTGTGAAGTCTGGGGAACTTGCATAGGAAGCAAAGAGGGTGTTTGGAGAGGAAGTCAACATAGCGACTGAAGATCAGCGCCATCTGGGAGCAGTTATTGCGTCGCAAGAATACAAAGATCAGTATTGTGAGGAGAAGGTTTGGGCATGGAAAGAGGAAATCGAACGTCTCTCTGAAATAGCGAAGAGCCAGCCTCATGCGGCGTACATTGCTTTCACAAAAGGCTACAAGTCGAAGTTCACCTACTTCATGCGCACGATAGGATCGTTCGAAGATTATGTCCACCCAGTCCAGGAGGTGATTGAGGATTTACTACTTCCAACTTTGTTCGGTCAATCAGAGCCTCTCCCTAACGAGGTGCGCAGACTTGCTACCTTAGCAACGGGTCAAGGGGGTCTAGGCATTCCTAATCTGAGATCCGAGGCACCGCAGCAGTTTGCTGCCTCGAGACTATTAACCACCGCGCACGTAGATTCTATTACATCACAGAGTTCCATCATGGTGCCAGGAGAAAGATCTATGGAGAAGCTAAAGAGGCATCAACAATTACTTAAGAGAGCAAGTGCCAAAGAGAAAATGGATAGCATCGATTCAAGCCTCTCCCCAGACCTGCTGCGACTGGTCAATCAATCGAGAGACAAGGGCGCAAGCTCTTGGCTGAATGCGATGCCCCTCGGAGACCAGGGTTTAGCCCTGAACAAGCAAGAGTTCAGAGACTCGCTACGCTTGCGTTATGACCTACCCTTAGCCGATCTACCAAGTCATTGCGTATGTGGGGATAAATTCACCGTTGGCCACGCCCTCTCTTGTAATAAGGGGGGGTTTGTAGCGCAGAGACATGATGGTGTACGGAACGACATTCATCGACAAGATCTGCAATAATGTCGAAATCGAACCACGCCTTCAACCCCTGGACAATGAGCGATTTCATTTGAGGAGCGCTGTCACAAGTTCTGAGGCAAGGTTAGACATCAAAGCGGGAGGGTTCTGGGCAAGAGGAGTTACGGCATTTTTTGATGTAAGAGTTACGCACGTCAACTCCAAGTGTTACCAGAGCAAGCCAACATCGGAAGTGTTCAAGGagcaagaagaagagaagaagcgCAAGTACCAGCAGCGGGTGTTAGATGTAGACATGGGTTCGTTTACGCCTTTAGTGTTTGGAACCAATGGCGGAATGGGAAACGAGAGACAGCGGTTCTTAAAGCATCTCGCAGACAAGATAGCGCAGAAAGATACCGAGCCTTATCATATTGTAATCACTTGGCTCAGGACACAGATTtcgtttgaactcttaagatcggTACATGCATGCGTTAGAGGTTCGCGAACGCCGTTTCGTAGCAAGATAGAGCAATCATTagactgtaaaataaatgtagctAGTGCGGATATTTGAGATACACGGTCTATATGTTTTTATACTCGGGGCATTTTATGGACACTGGTTTAGCCGTCATTAGTATAATTCGATTGTATGATTTCAATATCTCTGCATCATGGAATTCGTGattttatagaattttgaattttttattatcaatcatctctatttcttttattattattatggcggACATGCGGAATGACCTAGGTTCTAATAGATGAAAGCGAGGTTTGGTAGGCCGTATTTCAGTCTGGAAATttggagcttaagcacgcgcgtttttgagacgcggacggcaaccggaagtgagctgttttcccttttaacttgtcttcacaacaaccacatttacattgctaagtaccttttctccattagggatgattagtataaaaatctgggagacaccactgtcctggcacgcaaaatgttctcttccggtcgccgtccgcgtctcaaaaacgcgcgtgcttaagctccctaagaATATTAGTAGCGGCTGTCAGCAGAGTTATGTTATATGATATTCCGGTCTTATCAGAGctaaaccttgaaaaacatcaACTGTTaaactactactgctactattTAAAGTCAAAGCCTTGTGATTACCGTTTTACAAGAAACGGTTTCGTTTTAAGTTTAAGGGAATCCCCACGACACCGCATCGCGCAACTAAAACCGCATCTCTTCATTCTTCAGCGAAGAAGGATTTAGCCCAGCTAACGAAGCTCCGGGAATGTCATCTTCGGTAAGAATAACTGAGTCATTCACTGCACTACTTGAGCACGCCATTTTAGGAGGATTtagcaggcgcgtagcgtggtcattttttcaagtacgcacaagtacatatgatctagaaacctaagtaaactgagcgaaaaatactgcgttctttatttcttgtcgaaatagttgtgtgaatacaagcaaagaacaaagcgtcttgcccttattttgagcaaacttggtgcaaacgaaacattgttttggttgtgctagcgtgactggaattgtcaagaacgttctcggaacgtcgctcctttgtcacgaacgttcttggaacgtcgctcctttgcaacctcgcctttttgttgcacgctggccaaacaacactgcattgttagtgcaaaaaaaaaggtacaatgcaaaactaagttagaacatggtatagcttttgttttagtttttagaatttaatcaaagtggtgctttcatcacgaaatcttggttgcgtacaagtaaatgttaagaatagaaacaattgctaaaaatctcaaaattttCTAGTCACTTCAAGTACCcacgtgcgtatatgcgtataggacgctacgcgcctgattTAGCTCTGATAAGACCGGATTATCGTATAACATAAATCTGCTGACAGCCGCTACTAAAATCTTCCAAACTGAAATACGGCCTACCAAACCTCGCTTTCATGTATTAGAACCTAGGTCGTTTcgcgtgtccgccatttttgaatacggtgtattattattattattattattattattattattattattattattattattaatttattttttcatgtttgaactaattggggacactgtaaattttggtttttgaggagaggggaaaccggagtacccggagaaaaacctctcggtgcagagtagagaaccaacaaactcaacccacatatgaccccAACCTGGGCCACCTTGgagggaggcgagtgctctcaccactgcgccatctctgcaccccaGCCATAAAAACGCCAGACTAATACCCGGCTTACTCCTCCTACccggcttaactgcagaataccctgccatttttAAACTGCACCTCTGAAgaggctggatacgcggatacgcactcgaaagtaccacccctccccaagtaaacttctaactatattgtgaagtggatgcgcggatacgcggatacgcagtcgaaaacaTGGATACCACACATGGGAACTGGATACCGACCTCGTGTAACATACTTCAAAATGCTCTGTCGTATATGTAATGCATGGATatgtggatacgcggatacgcagtggaaaatactTCACGTATTGTTTCAGTGagtaggcctaagcactctcgaaaaattttagctttcattttacgcattctcgtagaattttagctttcattaactacactttttcacgagatcgtgtgaagaagaagaaagtaCTCGtgtactgattaagcctaagcgctcgtttcagtgattagtcctaagcactctcgtagaattttcGCTTTCagtttgcggttcggttaactgcacttttcacgagatcgtgtgaagaagaaagcattcgtttactgattaagcctagtaaacactcgcttcagtgattaggcctaagcactctcgtagaattttagctttcattttacgcttcggttaactacactttttcatgagatcgtgtgaagaagaaagcactcgtttactgattaagcctaagcgctcgtttgagtgattaggcctaagcactctcgcgAAATTTTGCGGTTTGGTGCTCACAATAtatttagaagtttacttggggaggggtggtattttcgactgcgtatccgcgtatccacttcacaatatactaCTTAGAAggttacttggggaggggtggtattttcgactgcgtatccgcgtatccacttcacaacatactacttagaagtttacttggggaggagtggtattttcgactgcgtatccgcgtatccactttacaatatacctagaagtttacttggggaggagtggtatttttcactgcgtatccgcgtatccacttcacaacatactacttagaagtttacttggggaggggtggtactttcgaccGCGTATTCAGCCTTTTCAGAGGTGtagcttcaaaatggcagggtattctgcagttactcctaATACCCCATTCCATAAACTGAAATAGTGCATATTAtgatatggaggagagtgttttactgggaaatAAACCACTcatagattccatacgccactacatccgggacccgagtggcgtattttccgtatgtcacctttgtgagtgtcgtatcgttcaatgacgtcacgattcccgcctttttttcccgccttttttataaagcccagccgtatttgtaaaacttgactactttgaaacacaataaaatcggaatttatcaatatttagtctccatataataaaaagaacattacacgttggctcgaagatatgaattttatgttctcgtggcaagaacaatatctcactcgttcgcttcgctcactcgtgagatattgttcttgccactcgaacataaaattcatatcttctcgccaccgtgtaatatcctctatataaaTAACAAGGATTTTGTATACCTGCCATCTGTCACGGGAGTCGTCACGGGGGACTGGAGGTGTTCTCTCCCCAGATTGCGCTCGACGTACCAAAACAATATGGCGGCAGTTTATGACGGCCGCCTGCCATCTCAGGGCCCCAGGAAAGAGCAAAAAATCATTGTAATGGTTGGCTAGGCGAAAAGATCTCGGTTCTGCTACAAAACATTATACTACCCGCTTAAGTTTttgaaaagatgattttaaaatggacttACCGGATAGCAACGTAAGCTACAAGATTCAAGAATATTGGGATGAACGTTTTTCTAAAGAAGAAACTTTTGAGTGGTGCAAAAGCTATGCCGATTTCAAACACTTGCTGTGTGAAAACGTGGAAAAGAGTGACAGGATTTTGATGCTGGGTTGTGGTAATAGCAGATTGAGTGAGGACATGTATAATGATGGATACCGGAATATTACAAATATTGACTTTTCATCAGTCGTGATTGAAAACATGACAAGGAAATGTCGTGGCATGGTTGATATGCAATGGATGGTAATGGATATTACGAAATTATCTTTTGATCAAAGTTCGTTTGATGTTGTTTTGGAGAAAGCTTCACTCGATGCACTTTTGGTTGAAGAAGCAGATCCTTGGAGTCCTTCAGAAAATGCTAGGATGACCATGGACTGTGTCTTTTCGCAGGTACCGTCAAACCTGAAGCTTACAGCGGCGTAAAAGAGCGTAAAATTGAAGGTGGGAGGGTATTGAGAGGAGTAAGATGCTGCAACCTATTCCCTCCTCAACTCAAATGTCCATTATTTTGGACTTGAGGGTGATGAACAAGGACCCCTGCTTTAGGTGGTCTGTGTGCTTTGCACCACTGGTGTAAAGCTGCACATCATGCAGTACAATGTACGCTGGTCTCCTTTGCAGTGAGTTCCTTGGTTGTTGTGCTACTGGAAAAAAGAAGGGGCATTGCGTGACCAACCAGAGAATAGCTGGGAAGGAGACTAGTGAACATAAGGgaaatactacatgtacatgtatccttCCAGGGGTTTTGATAAAAATttgacaattattccatgagtgcatgttggatgtgagatggtaaatagGGAATGAGGCATGTAGCATCAAGTTGGCTACAAACAGTCTCATATCCAGCAAAGgtgaatggaataataattattgttttacagTAGTAAACATGTCAGATGTTGTGTCCTGGGAAATTTTGCTTCCTGCAGAGATGTTTCTGTCAGTTTGGCAAGACTTGATGTactgtagttattcggttataaagCGCAtggtttttttcaagaaaaatctgtctttgggtggcaagttagtgctaaaattggggtgcgtcttatagacAAGTATTTTCGCACAACAAAAttttaagatcacaatttgagaagaacttgcagtttaaaaaacacaagaaaaggacactagttgtcagttaaaaaaaagaatagtgcttttagagacctttagaacactaaatgacttcaagagaaaagcaaacaaatggaaatttgcatacatgcttaaaaACAcatgctcagtaacgtgataccaaccttgtttcgaattccgagaatcatgtttgtcgctcgcatgaaaagtttttctctgaacaaacagtgtggagataaaacaaaccttcttcgttcatccagcctttcttgtgcactgaaatttgcatccttggtggcttgttgatattcagctgtcgaacacctttgaatttatgactttcggtgggagtttttcgccgttcgctttcgctttcgcttgaagtctgaagtctgaactctaactacatgtatttattaagtcggaaggttcaaataaaagtgtatgcgttgtatgtttatcatttcaggtgtcaacttttagcttttgttttcacGTACCATTAAATGCgcaactttttcactttgtttatgttaacaaaaagagttcgcatgccaattgtgaaaggataattgttcttgaattcatcacatccttttatAACTCTCAAatttttggtgcgtcttataaccgagtatttttgcgtaattttcagtttgagaacgtagcttgattaaattgctaagtttggggtgcgtcttataaccaagtgcgccttataaccgaataactacggtaatcAGTTCCCACATGAGGTCGTACAGTATATGAGCCGATAACCAAGACTGAGTCAACCAATCAGTGAAGAGCAAGTGACTATTGTCACCGTCAAAATTAACCTTAATCTTAGGTTGAAAGAATCTGACTTGAATTACTTCAATTTACATGTAGGGAAAAATAGTAGCCAACACTTTTTGTCAGCTGTCAGTACTTATCGAAAACACTGCCTTCTGAAACTTCAACTCTGTTGATGTtctgtgaaaataaaagaagtGATCAAGGAGCATATACTTTGTAGTTTGATAACAGGGATTGTCTGTGGATTTCTGGGCCAAGGTTTTAAAATTCTGCTTTAGAGACAGCAATAATTTCATAGGCATTTGCTGCAAAAATTAAGAGAAGTACGATCATCCGGTTGAGTGTTGTCCTCCTTTGTGTATAGGCAGGGCTGTTTAGGATGGCATTGCTTGATGTTTTGATAACCTGAGCAGAGGTGATCTTCAGATTCAAAATGGATCGACACGCACAGATCAAAATACACCAATCACTGATCAGCGTTTTCATAGCATTAAACTACTgatgttacacaaatcacttgactccaAAAATGACTTCTGATCAGGTTGTCGAAAGGTCAGTAAATGTGATcataaacagtccttctcaagaCCACAATCACCTGGACAATTGTACACTGTACTTCACTGTAATTACGATACGACTCCTGGGTTCCAATCATTTACAATATTGCAAAAACTAATATTCCATGGATGGGAAAGGGATAATTATTTTGGTCAACAGAGGTAGGTTGGAACCTCAGCAGTTAAATAACAAATTAAAGTTTTTCTTGTTAGGTTTCCCAGATCCTTACAACAGGAGGACGCTTCATTTCCATCACATTTTCCCAGCCGCATTTCAGGAAGCCACTTTTGGCCAAGTCACAGTATGGCTGGTCAATTTCCACAAGTACATTTGGAGagtcatttcattttttcttctaTGTGATGGAAAAGGGCCAGCAACTAAGTGTGGATGACAAGTTGCTGGAAATGCATGTGGAAAGTAGGAGGAAGCATGCTAAGGACTGCAAGGGGAGAAATGTGACCTTGCCAGAGCAATTTACACCAGAAGACAATGAAGAGTTTTTGTGTAATATAACTTTATAGCATACAGTACTTTGGAGTGAAAGTGCTGTACTGTATgtaacagttctctggtaaggCACTAATGCCCATCCCTGTTGTATTTCTGGATTTATCATTCCAAAAACTGTTGGCAATATAACAAGACACAGtacaaatatacatgtacactgttaGTAAATTATTTGGAAACTTTTTTACTTGGACGTTACTAATAGAAAAACTCAGAAACAGATTGGGGATTAGACTCAGAAGTTCTTTCTCTACAAATTTTAAGTATTCACAATAACATTATTTCATAGGATCCCTTTGACACAAAACCACTAGACACCACCACAATACACAAATTTAATGGAGTAATTACTTTAGAAATGAGATGGAGGGGGGAACAAAAtccacaaaaaaagcaattagcACCTGTTGagcattaaatttcattttatttgcctTGTGATTTACATGTAGTGCAATGATAACAACTGATCTGTTAAGCAATAAGCAACTGAAATGTAGTAAATCTACATCACGATTGACCATTTTTAACACTAGATTATGGTAAGTGAAAATACTTGATTATAAAAAGtctattattattttgcacAGATACCATTACAGGGTTTTAATGGACATGTAATATACTGCTTATTGGGCGGGAACTCAAGGACGTGCAGCTTACAACTGCTGTAACAAAACATTTACTGTTCTTTTCCATGGACATTTAATcactaaattacatgtacatgtattatgtaTTAAAACACAAACTTTAAAATGCGTCTGatccctttgtttttctttgacaaATGCTTACACTGTAAGTCACATCTGACTTACGAAATCTGCAAACAAAGTTGCCTTGTCTAAGTGTTCTGCCTCCACATTTTGAACTACAGTTCGTAACTGTGAAAGGACTTGGTACGTTTTGGGGTCAAGAATATTTCCCGTTACTTTCACCTCATCAAGTTTTCTTGGCTTAATGCACTGAAGGGATGAAGATAAAGCTGATAAACTTTCCACTGATATGGGATTGTTCCtaagtaaaagaaaagaagcttTAGAAGATTTGTTCCTGGAAACAATACAAGTAATTTGACAGTAGAAGTGGCAATGGTATCACATAGATCTACAAACTTCCCTTCAGCTTGTCCATGTAATACAACCTGCCGTATATTGTTAACATAAATTTTGGTTTACATTCATATGGATGAATAGTATTTATTTACTAATTTTTTGGAGTACATGCATGAGGGAATTTGAACAGATCATCTCACAAAGAGTACAAGAATGGGTAAGAGATGTTCCAGGAACTCTGTAGccacttttgtttttctcttttccaaAGTGCTTGACAATCAGGTTTATGCACAATTTGTTCTATAACATTACTAGTGCATTTTCTGTGAAGGAAAACaaaggttacatgtacattttgtcTACATCAGTGTGCAAATTATGAAGAACCAGCACAGTTCACTGGGTTTGTTTGCTATGACATTCCTtgttacatgtatacatgtatctcacatttacatgtacaatgacaGTACTTATATACATTGTACCTGAGGTCTAACTTAGTGATTCTTGAGTTTTGACATGGATGGGTTAACACTTGCGATAGGGCAGCAACATGAGCAtcacctttaaaaaaataaatctcactctcaacaaaaaattaagaatgaAAACTCTCCCAAAGTacttgcaaaaaaataattaatgaaaGAAGGGTTGGGTAAAATCTCTATTACATTGACAACTGAGTTAAAAATTCTGCAACATATTTCTGATCTTATTATCTCAAAATGCAATCCTTTTCTAGAGGAAGTACATGCAGTCTTGCTGACAGTAGTAATTTTGGGACGGTTTTCATCGGAGTGACATACGACAAAATTCCTCATGGCGGCTCTATAAATGAATCCCAGttaatatttttattagaaACTTGGCAAAGGAAGGTAGAAGTtaattttcaagtttctttgAATCAACCGAAGTTAAACAATGCTACAGTAACTATAATTCAGCAAAAGGATGGTTCTGCTTTAGTAGATGGTATCACTGAAAATGAAAAGTGACAAATGCCCTTTAAATTGTACAGGACAGACAATGGAGATAATTATTTGAAGTTAGGGTTTATTTACATTGTTCACCGAAATAagtgaaaatatttttgaaaacaattattatttattattccatGAACTGCATGCGCTCAGGATATAAGATGGCTGTCaccaatctcatatccaacaaatgtgaatgaaatcaaatgatgctattgttttgttcaaACTCTGAACTATTTCACTTTTACAACATGAAAGAAAGTTGTACAACCAGTGAAATCAGTTTCCATTTAACAAaaagattccatgttgccgtgcgtctgttcagtaatagatcacagatgacgtcaaaatgtggtaagaacaaaaaagtggcacatgaggcgatagccgagtgtgtcactgatgttcttaccacattttgacgtcttctgtgatcgattactgaacagacccacggcaacatggaatctatttgttttatataataatgaaTTAAAcattattcgcataaaagctgttGGTGACAACAATCGTgggtctgtcctctaatagatcataggcaagaaccaatcaaaatccgtgaataacttgggttattatataaataggATATATGTAATAACTGGGACTGTGTGAGCCATTCAGAATGTCAGAAAATAATGCAATATCCAAGATTGATTAATTTTATAATTGATTAATTCTAATATTATCGCATGGCAGTCA
Above is a window of Montipora capricornis isolate CH-2021 chromosome 6, ASM3666992v2, whole genome shotgun sequence DNA encoding:
- the LOC138052194 gene encoding EEF1A lysine methyltransferase 4-like, translating into MDLPDSNVSYKIQEYWDERFSKEETFEWCKSYADFKHLLCENVEKSDRILMLGCGNSRLSEDMYNDGYRNITNIDFSSVVIENMTRKCRGMVDMQWMVMDITKLSFDQSSFDVVLEKASLDALLVEEADPWSPSENARMTMDCVFSQVSQILTTGGRFISITFSQPHFRKPLLAKSQYGWSISTSTFGESFHFFFYVMEKGQQLSVDDKLLEMHVESRRKHAKDCKGRNVTLPEQFTPEDNEEFLCNITL